One Thalassophryne amazonica chromosome 10, fThaAma1.1, whole genome shotgun sequence genomic region harbors:
- the LOC117519124 gene encoding phosphatidylinositol N-acetylglucosaminyltransferase subunit C-like — MGPDSAPGPAVPWRKVLWEHQPFPDNYVDQRFLEELRRNEGIRQYHYWAVVKEAGFVGQQLSCVAIFITLWLYMEQGLLSPDTLLCTSLLCALLGYGLYQVLTSQTESGSEPRTRLADLQSAAVFLSFTFGFSPILKTLTESVSTDTVYAMSAVMLLAHLLSFPYTQPSPPGSLSLNAALFASVCLASRLPGALHTFAMLSSALLVFALWPCLMQRVRENAPQHFTWVCVGVCVVGVGGLGSQWQGGAVLLASALGSLTLLCPFLLVRLQKHKDNIHGPWDEAEIQEDLSHFFD; from the exons ATGGGGCCAGACAGTGCTCCAGGTCCAGCTGTACCCTGGCGGAAAGTGTTGTGGGAACACCAGCCTTTCCCTGATAACTATGTGGACCAGCGGTTCCTGGAGGAGTTACGGAGGAATGAGGGCATCCGGCAGTACCACTACTGGGCTGTAGTGAAAGAAGCGGGTTTTGTGGGACAACAGCTGTCCTGTGTGGCCATTTTCATCACCCTTTGGCTCTACATGGAGCAG GGTTTGCTGAGCCCAGATACCCTTCTGTGCACCAGTCTCCTCTGTGCCCTGCTGGGTTACGGACTATACCAAGTCTTGACGTCTCAGACCGAATCGGGCTCTGAGCCCCGCACCCGTCTGGCTGACTTGCAGAGTGCTGCCGTTTTCCTTTCTTTCACCTTTGGCTTCTCCCCCATCCTAAAGACGCTGACAGAGTCTGTGAGCACGGACACGGTGTACGCCATGTCTGCTGTGATGCTGCTGGCCCACTTGCTGTCATTCCCTTACACACAGCCATCACCGCCGGGCAGCCTGTCCCTAAACGCAGCCCTGTTTGCGTCGGTATGTTTGGCCTCTCGGCTCCCAGGAGCTCTGCACACTTTTGCCATGCTCAGCTCCGCCCTGTTGGTGTTTGCACTGTGGCCCTGCCTGATGCAGAGGGTGAGGGAGAACGCCCCTCAGCACTTCACATGGGTGTGTGTAGGCGTGTGTGTTGTAGGAGTTGGGGGTCTCGGGTCCCAGTGGCAGGGTGGAGCCGTGCTTTTGGCCTCAGCTTTAGGAAGCTTGACTCTGCTTTGTCCCTTCCTGCTAGTCAGGCTGCAGAAACACAAGGATAACATCCATGGACCGTGGGACGAGGCTGAGATTCAAGAGGATCTGAGCCACTTTTTTGACTAA